Genomic window (Streptomyces sp. NBC_01431):
TGCTCTACCTCGCCACGTCCGCGCTGGACTCGTACGTCATCGGATGGTCCCGCTACGACGGCACGGGCCAGACCCGTCCCACGACCGGGGACAGCGACGAGCCGCCGTACGAAACGGGCCTCGCCGCGCTGGAAGACGGGTGGCGCCTGTTCCAGGCCTCCCAACTCCTTCCGCCCCACCCCGGCCACGAGTACGACACGTCGTTCCTCAAGCACGAGTTCTTCTTCGAGAAGCTGTAGCTGCGCGTCCAACGCCTTGCCGCGTCAGCGCGGATGCGACGTCGTATGGAGCGGGCGCCTGGCCGTGCTCCTCAGGGGCGGCTCGGCGGAGCGCACGTGTTCCTGCAGCCACCGCTGGGTGTTGGTGACGTGCAGGAGCGCGGCGGCCTGGCTGAGGGCAGCGTCCCGGGTGGACAGGGCCAAGAAGATCGCCTCGTGCTCGGCAAGGGTGCGGCCCCCGGCCTCGTCGTCGACCAGGCCGCGCCAGATCCGGGCCCGCAGCGTACGGCCCGAGATGCCCTCCAGGAGGGTGAGCAACGAGTCGTTGCCCGTCGCCGCGACGACGGTGCGGTGGAAGGCCGCGTCATGGGCGTTGAGCTGCTCGACGTCGGCGCGGGCTTCGCGCATGGCATCCAGATGGTGCTTGACCTCGGCCAGCTGATCGTCGGTGATCCGGGTGGCGGCCAGGCCGGTCGCGGCCGGTTCGAGGAGCCGGCGGACCTCCATGAGGTCAAGGAGGGCTGCCGAGTCCGTCTGCAGGAGCTCGACGGCGCCGCCCAGCCCCTCGAACAGCAGGCTCGGCTCCAGGCTGGTGACGTAGGTGCCGTCACCCCGCCGGACCTCAAGGACCCGTGCCACGGCCAGCGCCTTGACCGCCTCGCGTGCCAGGTTGCGGGACAGCCCCAGCTGCGCCGCGAGTTCCGGCTCCGGCGGCAGCTTCGAGCCCGGGGGCAGCGCACCGGTACGGATCAGTTCACGAATCCGCTCGATCGCCCTGTCGGTCAAAGACATCGCGAACTCCTTCGTCCTGGTTCTCCCCGTGCACGTCCGGCCTGATCAGCCCCCGAGCGCGAAGGTCGTGCCATAGATCTTCGGGGACCTGCCGACGGTGGAGCTCCACGTTCCGCGTGACGTGTTCGCGATTTCGCATGCCGAGGGTGACGTTGATGATACTGGGGTGGGTGTACGCGAAGGCGATGGCTGCCGCGGGAAGCGTCGTACCGTGCGCGGAGCAGACCGCGGAGATCTCCCGGGCGCGGGCGACCAACGCGGGGGGAGCGTCCTCGTAGTCGTACTTCATCCCCTCCGCGGGCCAGTCCCCGGACAGCAGCCCGGAATTGAAGACACCCACCGCCACCACGCTTTTGCCCAGTTCCAGTGCGGCGGGCAGGACATCGTCCAGCGCCGACTGGTCCAGGAGCGTGTAGCGCCCGGCCAGCATCACCACGTCGGCGGCGGTCTCGCGCAGGAACCGGGTGAGCATCGCCGACTGGTTCATGCCGGCGCCGATCGCCCCGATCACCCCCTGGTCGCGCAGCTCCGCGAGGGTCGGCATGGCCTCTTCGGCGGCCTGGCGCCAGTGGTCATCGGGGTCGTGGAGGTAGACGACGTCCAGTCGGTCGAGGCCCGTTCGCTGCAAGGTCGCTTCCAGCGAGCGCAGGACCCCGTCCCGGCTGAAGTCCCACTGCCTGCGCAGGTCGTCCCGCACGACGAACCCCTCGCCGTCGACTCCGCGCGGCTTTTCGTTGGGTACGAGCAGGCGGCCCACCTTGGAGGAGACGACGTACTCGGCGCGCGGCCGGTCCCGCAGGGCGGCGCCCAAGCGGCGTTCGGACAGGCCGAGGCCGTAGTGCGGTGCGGTGTCGAAGTAGCGGATGCCGGCCTGCCACGACGCCTCGACCGCGGCCGCCGCGTCCTCGGCCGGGGTGAGTTTGTAGAGGTTGCCGATCGTGGAGGCTCCGAAGCCGAGACCGGTCAGCTCGACAGCGGTTCCCCTGATCGCCCGGCGTCCGGTGGACTGATGTGTCACCCCTGCTCCTTGGTCTGCGGGCCGGTCACTGTGAGGGGTGGACGGTTTTGTCCGCGCTCCGCCGGAGGCGTGGTCATCGGCCCAGCCATCCGCCGTCGACGGGAAGGACGGCGCCGTGGACGTAGGTGGCGGCGTCCGAGGCCAGGAACACCGTGGCTCCCGCGAGATCGTCGGCGCTGCCCCAGCGCCCTGCCGGGACGCGGTCCAGGATCGCCTTGCTGCGTACCGGGTCGTCCCGCAGTGCCTGGGTGTTGTCGGTGGCGATGTAACCGGGGGCGATGGCGTTGACGTTGATGCCGTGCGGGGCCCATTCGTTGGCGAGCGCCTTCGTGAGGCCGGTGATGCCGTGCTTGGCGGCGGTGTAGCCGGGGACGTTGATGCCGCCCTGGAAACTGAGCAGCGACGCGGTGAAGATGATCTTTCCGTGGCCGCGGGTCACCATCGCCGCGCCGACCGCCCGGGTGAGCGTGAACTGCGCGTTGAGGTTGACCTGGAGCACCAACTCCCAGTCGGCGTCGCGGTGTTCGGCTGCCGGGGCGCGGCGGATGGTGCCCGCGTTGTTGACCAGGATGTCCACCGGTCGCTCCCGGCCCGCCAGCTCCTCGCCCAGGTCCCGTACGGCCACCGGATCGGCGAAGTCGGCGCGGATCGCCTCGAAGCTGCGCCCGGCGGCGAGGACGTCCTTCTCCACCTGGCTGCCGTGCTGCTCCAGCGAGGCGCTGACACCGATGACGTCCGCGCCCGCCTCCGCGAGCGCGCGAGCCATGGCACGGCCGATACCGCGGCTGGCGCCGGTCACCACGGCGAGCCTGCCGGTCAGGTCGAAGCTGGTCATGCCACTGCTCCCTGCTGTCCGTCGGCGCAGTCCACGAGGATCTTCATCACGTCACCGCCCGCCTCCAGCGCCTCGAAGGCGGCGGGAGCCTCGGTGAGCGGCACGACCTTGCTGATCAGTGCCGTGGCGGGGATCGTGCCGTCCGCGACCAGCGTCACCGCCCGCTCGAAATCGGCGCGGTCGTACAACCGGGCGCCGACCAGGGTGAGTTCGCGCCAGAAGAAGCGGTGCAGGTTCACCTCGCGGGGCCGGGGGTGAATCGCCACCAGGCACAGGCGGCCGCGCACGCCCAGCGCCTCGACCGCGGTGTCGACGCCCGCCGCCGCGCCGGACACCTCGAAGGCGACGTCCGCGCCGGCTCCTTGCGTCCACCGCGCCACCAGGTCGGCCACGTCCTCGGTGGCGGGGTCCCAGGTGAACAGGCCGATCTTCTGGGCCAGCGCACGCCGGTGGGGGCTCGGCTCCACGACGCGTACGTCCGCTCCGGCGGCCCGCGCGACCAGCGCGATGAGCACGCCGACCGGGCCGCCGCCGACCACGACGACCCGCTCGCCATCCGTGACGTGGGCGCGGCCCACGTCGTGCACGGCCACGGCGGTGGGCTCCACGAGGGCGGCCCGGTCCAGGGCGAGGGCGGCGGGCAGGCGGACGAGGGTGTGCGCGGGGACGGTCCAGCGCTGCTGCATCGCGCCCGGGGAATCGATGCCGATGAAGTCGAGGTGCTGGCAGATGTGGTGGTGGCCCGAGGCGCAGGCCGGGCAGGTGCCGTCCCAGCGCAGGGGCATCACGGTCACCGCGTCACCGGGTGACCAGCCTTCGACGCCCGGCCCGACCCGTATGACCTGGCCGGACATCTCGTGTCCGAGGACGGCGGGTGTGGCCACCCTCGCGTCCATGTCGCCATGGAAGATGTGCAGGTCGGTGCCGCAGATCCCGACGTAGGCGGGCGCGAGTTCCACCTCGCCGGGGCCGGGGGGACGGGTCTGGGCCGGTGCCGTGTCCAGAGTGCGGGCGGCCGTGTAGCGGACGGCGAGTGTCATCGCGGGGTCAGGGTCCCTTCAGGGCGTACGCCGATGGTCAGCAGCAGGTTGGCGTAGGTGCGGACGTCGGCGGTGACGATGGCCAGTGCGAGGTCGGGGGAGCGGGCGGCGTCGTAGAACGCGAAGCGGTCGAGGGTCTCCACGGGGACGGGCGCCAGCCGTGAGCGGTACTCGGCGATGACCGGCGGCTCCGGCTCGCCCTCGGGCGGCACCATCACGTGGGCCGACTCGACGGGCAGGGCCCGCAGCAGGACGTCGAGGACGGCGGTGACGTCCAGCACGCCGGGCGCGAGGTTGAGGTGCACGGTCCTGGCCCGGTCTCCGACGGCGGTACTGGCGGGGTAGTGGCCGTCGGCGAGCAGGACGCGGGCGCCGTGGCCGGCTCCGGCCAGCGCTTCGAGGATGGCGGGATGCAGCAGTTCGGTCAGGAGCACGGGGTGTCTCTCCGGTCGGGTGTGAGTCCGTAGAAGGCGGTCGCGGTGCCGGCGAGGATCGCCTCGGTCTCGCTTGCCGAGCAGTCGAGCAGGAGTTCCTCGACGGCGCAGGCCCAGTGGTTCCAGCCGCCGGCGAGGAGGCAGACCGGCCAGTCCGAACCGAACATCAGCCGGTCGGGGCCGAAGGCGGAGAGCAGGACGTCCCACACCGGGCGGATGTCGGCGATCGTCCACCTCGCGTGGTCGGCCTCCGTGATCAGACCGGACACCTTGCACCTGACCTGGGTGTGCCTGGCCAGCAGCCGTATCCCCCGCTCCCAGTCGTCCAGTTCACCGCGAGCGACGGACGGTTTGCCGGCGTGGTCCAGGACCAGCGCCAGGCCGGGAAGGCGTTCGGCCAGGCGGATCGCCTGAGGGAGCTGATGGCTGCGGACCAGTACGTCGTAGGCGAGTCCACGGTCCTGCACCGCCCGTAACCCCCGCTCAACGGAGGCCTGTTGCAGCCAGCCGGGATCGGTCTCGCCCTGGACGAGGTGGCGCAGGGCCCGCAGGTACCGGCCGTCGGGGCCGCCGCGCAAGTCGTCCAGAACGTCGCCGATCGAGGCAGAGGTCAGATCCGCCCAGCCGACGACGGCGCCGATGAGCGGGTCGCTGTGGGCCAGGGCGAGCAGGTCGCGGGTTTCGGGCACCGAGGTCACGCACTGCACCACGACCGTCTGCTCCAGCCGCCGCCCGGCGATCGTCCGGGTAGCCGCCGAACGGAGCTTGTGCGGACTGAAGTTGCGGCGGATCGCCTCGTGTCCCGGCTCGTCCAGCCAGGGCTGCGGGTGGTGGCCGAGGTTCCAGACGTGGTGGTGGGAATCGATGAGCTTCCGTGTGTCAGACACGGGCGGACCAGACGGGGCCGTCGGGGTAGGAATACTCCTTGAGCGACTCCGGGTGCATCTGCGCGCTGACTCCCGGCAGGCTCGGAGCGAGATAGTGGCCGTTGGCGATGCGCACCGGGTCCACGAAGTGCTCGTGGAGATGGTCGACGTACTCGATGACCCGGTCCTTGAGCGTGCCGGAGACAGCGACGTAGTCGAACATCGACAGGTGCTGCACCATCTCGCACAGGCCCACCCCACCGGCGTGCGGGCACACCGGCACGTCGAACTTGGCCGCCAGCAGCAGGATCGCGAGGTTTTCGTTGACGCCCCCGACCCGGGCCGAGTCGATCTGCACGATGTCGACGGCACCAGCCTGGAGCAGCTGCTTGAAGACGACCCGGTTGGCGATGTGCTCGCCGGTGGCGACCTTGATGGGGCGCAGCGCCTCGCGGATGGCGGCATGGCCGAGGATGTCGTCGGGGGAGGTGGGCTCCTCGATCCAGTACGGGTGGTAGGGCGCCAGGGCGCGCATCCAGTCGATGGCGGGCGTGATGTCCCAGCGCTGGTTGGCGTCCACGGCGATGCGGATGGAGTCGCCGACCGCCTCGCGAGCGGTGCGCATGCGCCGCACGTCGTCCTCCAGGGACGCGCCGACCTTGAGCTTGATGTGGGTGAAGCCGTCGGCCACGGCCTCGCGGGCGAGGCGGGCCAGCTTCTCGTCGGAGTAGCCGAGCCAGCCCGGGGTGGTCGTGTAGGCCGGGTAGCCGTGCTCCAGCAGGCGGGTGGTCCGCCCCCGGCGGCCGGGTTCGGCGCGGCGCAGGATTTCGAGCGCCTCGCGCGGAGTGAGGGCGTCGCTGAGCCAGCGGAAGTCGACCTGCGCGACGAGTTCCTCGGGCGACATCTCGCCGAGGAAGCGCCAGACGGGCTTGCCGGCCCGCTTGGCCGCGAGATCCCAGGCGGCGTTGACGACAGCGCCGGTCGCCATGTGGATGGCGCCCTTCTCCGGCCCCAGCCAGCGCAGTTGGGGATCATGGACGAGTCTTCGGGAGAAGGCGCCGAGGTCTGAGCAGACCTCCTCGACGGACAGGCCCATCACATGGGGGGCAAGGGCCGCGATGGCGGCGGCCTGGACGTCGTTGCCACGGCCGGTGGTGAACGCCAGGGCGTGGCCCTCAAGGCCGTCGCCGGCGTCGGTGCGCAGGATCACGTAGGCGGCCGAGTAGTCGGGTTCGGGGTTCATCGCGTCCGACCCGTCCAACTGCTCGGACGTGGGGAACCGTACGTCCAGGACGTCCACGGCGGTGATGCGGGCGGATGCCGGGGGAGGGGAAACGGCAAGGGACATGGCGGCAACTCCTGGGGAGGCAGACGGCAACGCGGGCCCCTGCGACGGGAGAACGGGTGGTGATGGGGTGTGGTGGTGGGGAGCGGCTGCCGGGTTCACTCCTGGACTTTGCCGCCGGTGATGCGCGAGATCGACAGGGCGACCAGGATGATCAGGCCGTTGAGCGCGCCGATCCACTGTGCGGGCACGCCCGCGAGGGTCAGTACGTTCTGGATCATGAACAGCAGCAGGATGCCGCTGAAGGCCCCGAACATGGTGCCCTTGCCGCCGTTGAGGCTGATCCCGCCGATCACGGCGGCGGCGAAGACGGTGAAGATGTAGCCGTTGCCCTGGGCGGATGCGACGGAGGCGAGGCGCCCGGACAGCAGGAGGCCGGCGAGGGCGGCCAGCAGGCTGCCGGTGACGATGACGATGCCCAGCACCCGGTCGGTGCGGATCCCGGCGGCCTTGGCGGCGTCCACGCTGCCGCCGATCGCGTACAGCGAACGCCCGAAGCTGGACCAGCCCAGAACGACGATGGCGACGGCGAAGAGCACCAGACAGACCCAGATGGAGGCCGGCATCCCGAACCATTCGGTGGTGCCCAGGTAGAGCATCGACGGCGGCAGCTGGAAGAAGGTCTGGCCCCCTGAGATCCCGGTGAGGACGCCGCGCAGCACGATCAGCATGCCGAGGGTCACGATGAAGCCGTTGAGGCCGAAGCGGATGATCAGCAGGGCGTTGACGCCCCCGATGAGCAGGCCCACGGCAAGGGTGACGGGGACCGCCCAGGCGCCGGGCAGCAGGCCGAGTCCGTGCCCCGCTCCTTCCGGGACCACCAGCCACGCGGCCACGCCGGGTGCCAGGCCCATGGTGGACTCCAGCGACAGGTCCATCTTCTTGACGATCAGGATCATCGTCTGGGCGAGGACAAGCAGGGCGATCTCGGACATGGTTTGCAGGACGTTGATGAGGTTGTCCGCCTGCAGGAAGACCGGGTTGACGATCTGGCCGACCACCGCGATCACCACGATGGCCGGGACGAGGGCGAGGTCACGCAGCCGGGCCAGCGGTATCCGGCCGCCGAACAGGCCGGTGCGCCCCGGCCCTTGCTCCGGGGCCTTGGCGGCGGGCGCGTCCGCGAGGACGGATTCAGGCATCGAGGTCCACTCCTTCCATCGCGGCGACGAGGTCGTGGTCGTGCCAGCCGCGGGCCATCTCTGTCGTCACCCGGCCCTGGAACATGACCAGGATCCGGTCGCACATGCGCAGGTCGTCGAGTTCGTCGGAGGCGATGAGCACTCCGGTGCCGGTCGCCGCTATCTCCTCGACCTTGCCGAGGAGGAACTCCTTGGACCGCACGTCCACACCTGCCGTGGGGTTGATCAGGACCAGCAGCCGAGGGTCATCCGCCAGGGCGCGAGCCATGACGACCTTCTGCTGATTGCCGCCGGACAGTGCGGAAACGGGCAGGTTCGGTCCGGGCGTCTTGATCGCCAGGTTCTCGATCAGGCCCTGCGCGAGCCGGTCCCGGCGCCGGGTGCTGATGTACCCGTTCCGGCCGAGTCTGGCGGGTACGGACAGCGTGGTGTTGTCCGCGATCGACATGTCGGGCACGAAGCCCTCGTGATGCCGGTCCTGCGGGACGAACCCCGCGCCGGCGGCCAAGGCGGCCGGCACACTGCCCGGCCGGGGCCGCCGGCCCGCGATCTCCACCCGGCCTGCGTCGGCCGTCCGCAGTCCCACGACGGTCTCCGCCACCTCGGTGCGTCCGCTGCCCGCCGCTCCGGCCAGCCCGACGATCTCGCCGGCGCCGACCTGAAAGGTGAGACCGCCGTACGTGTCGCCGCTCAGGTCTCCTACGTTCAGCGCGGCCGTGGCAGCCGGGTCGAGGGTGCTCCCCCGATCCGCGCGACCGGCGGCCGCCGCCTCACCCGTCATGGCGGCGACGAGTTCGGTACGCGGCAGGTCGGCGACCGGGGCGGTGAGAATGTGCTGGGCGTCCCGGAACACCGTCACCATGTCGCAGATCTCGTACACCTCCTGCAAATGGTGACTGATGAACAGGAAGGTCACGCCCTGGCGTTGCAGGTCGCGGATGCGGTCGAAGAGCCGAGCGATGGCCGACGCGTCGAGCTGCGCCGTCGGCTCGTCCAGGATGATGAACCGGGCGCCGAAGGACAGCGCGCGGGCGATCTCGACGAACTGCCGCTGCTCGACGCCGAGATCACCGGCCGGTGTCTGCGGGTCGACATCCACCGACCACGCCGACAGCAGCTCCTGCGCCCTGCGGCGCACGCCCTGCCAGCTGATCAGCCGGTTGTGGCCATGGTCGTGCCGGTTCAGATAGAGGTTCTCCGCGACGGTCAGCGTCGGGATGATGGTCGACTTCTGGTAGACGCAGGCCACTCGGCTGCGCCAGGCTTCGCGGTCCGTTCGCCGTGGCGCGGGGTCGCCGTCGAAGGTGACCGTTCCCTCGTCCGGGGCCTGTAGGCCGGTGAGGATGGACACCAGCGTCGATTTGCCGGCGCCGTTGCGGCCGACCAGGGCGTGCGTCTCGCCGGGTCTGATGGTGATCCGGGCGCCGCGCAGGGCCACCGTCGGACCGAATCGTTTGACAATGCCCGTCGCCTCGACGACGGGTGGATCCTCGGGGACCCGTACGTCGTCCTTGGGCGCGGGCGCGGGGCTGACCGTTGGTTCCCCGTCGCTCATCTCAACCGCCTGGTTCTGGTGGGTACTTGGGTGTCTTCGTGAATGAGCTGATGCGGCGTCAGTTCAGGTTGTTGCCCCACAGGGACTTGTCGTCGCTCTTGAGACTGGGGATGCCGCCGTACGTGCCGCCGTCGGCGGTGACGAGCGGAGCCGAGAGCTGGTCTTCGAGCAGCCCGTCGCGGACCTGGACGATGGTGCTGTCGTGGTCCGTCCTGCCGGGCTTGAAGGTCTTCCCGTCGATCGCGGCCTTGAGGTAGTAGAGGGCGTACTTGGCGTAGAGGTCGGCCGGCTGGGAGACGGTGGCGTCGACGTGCCCGGCGGCGATGTCCTTCAGTTCCTCGGAGATACCGTCGTTGGAGACGACGAAGACGTGCTTGCTGTCCTTCGGGTCGACCAACAGGCTCTTCTGCTTGAGGACTTGGAGGGTCCCGGACAGCGCGAAGCTGGACTGCATGTAGATGCCCTTGATGTCCGGATGGGCGGTCAGGTCCGTCTGGAGCTTCTGTGCGGCGACGGCGCCGTCCCAGCTCGTGGCCTCGCCGAACACCGTGATGTCCGGATACTTCTGTTTCATGCACGTGTTGAACGCCTCTGTACGGTCACGGCCGTTGATGGAGTCGAGGCCGCCCTCCAGCATCACGACCTTGCCCTTGCCGCCGAGCTTGGTGCCGAGGTACGCGCAGGCCTTCTCGCCGTACGCGCGGTTGTCGGCCCGGACGACCATGAAGACCTTTCCGCTGTCGGGGCGGGTGTCCACGGTGACGACCGGGATCTTCTTGGCCTCCAGCTGCGCCAGCGTCGGCGCGATGGCGGCCGTGTCCTGCGGGGCCATGGCGAGGCCCTTGACGCCCTGGCTGATGAACGTCTGCGCGTTCGCGGTGAGCTTGGCGATGTCGTTCTGCGAGTTGGTGGTCTTGAGCGAGAGGCCAAGCTGCTTGCCGTACTCCGGCGCGTACTTGATGTACGAGTTCCAGAAGTCGGTGTCGGAACGCGGATAGTCGACCCCGACCAGCGGCGAACCGCCCGCCGCGGAGGCGCCCGAGCCGCCGCAGGCGGTGAGGAGCGCCAGGGCGGACAGGGTCGAGGCGGTGGAGCACAGGGCGGTTCTGAGTCTCATCGGTACTTCCTCGCGCTGGTCCCGAAGCGGGAGATGTCCGGCAGGGCAACTGTCGTAGGCCCTCTGCACCAGATAGATGGGATGTATGTATAGGTGGGGACGTTGGTGTTGTCCAGCCCTGGGATGAAATCCGGTTGTTTAGACGGCTTTTGGAACGGGTGCACCCTTGCGGTGGCTCGCTCGGCGGGAGAATCCATCCCATCAATACTGGCGAGTGTGCGCCATGTGAGCGCTGGAGGCAACCCCGGAAACATTCCATGTCTGGGTCAGACGAATTCCTCACCAGGATGGAGATACAGCCCAAATCCACTACCGTCTATGGGGATTTCATCCCTGCACGCTGGTTGACACCGTCGGGACGCATGCCGGACCTTCGTGCGTAACACCCGGCGCCCGAGATCCCCACGCGCCGCGCGGCCCGCCTCGCCCTGCCACAACTCCCGTCCCCTCACGTACCAGGGAAGAACCCATGTCGAGTTCGAGCTCGCTCAACAGACGCCAGTTCCTGGCCGCTGCCACCTGTGTGGCCGCAGCGGCCGTCGCCGCAAACGTGCTGAGCGCAGGCCGGGCGCAGGCGGCCCCCGGCAGTTACGTGCCCACATGGGACTCCGTCGACCAGCACCCGCCGGCCCCGGAGTGGTTCCAGGACGCCAAGTTCGGCATCTACTTCCACTGGGGCGCCTTCAGCGTTCCCGCCTACGACAACGAGTGGTACCCGCGCAACATGTACATAGGTGGCAGCGCCGCCAACCAGCACCACATCGCAACCTACGGCGAGCCGTCCGCGTGGCCGTATCACAACTTCATCAACGGGGCGAAGGACCTGGCGGGCAGGACGGTCCAGTTCGCGCCCCGGCTCAAGTCGGCGGGCGGCAACTTCGACCCGGATGAGTGGGCGCGGTTGTTCGTGGACGCCGGTGCCAGATTCGCCGGTCCGGTCGCCGAGCACCACGACGGCTTCTCGATGTGGAACAGCCAGGTCAACGAGTGGAACTCGGTCGCCAAGGGCCCCGGGCTCGACCTGCTGGGGCTCCTCTCCACGGCCATCCGCGCCAAGGGCCTGAAGCTGCTGGTGGCCATGCACCACGCGTTCCACTTCAACGGCTTCTACGACCACGTCCCCGCTCAGACGGACAGCAGCCTCAAGAAGCTCTACGGCCAGCTGGGCCCCGCGGCGGAGAACCAGCTCTGGTTCGACAAACTCAAGGAGGTCATCGACCGCGCGCAGCCCGACGTCCTGTGGCAGGACTTCAAGATGGATGCCGTCGACGAGGCACAGCGCCTGAACTTCCTGGCGTACTACTACAGCAAGGCCAACAGCTGGGGCCGTGAGGTCGTCGCCACCTACAAGGACGGTATGAACAACAGGGGCGAGGTCTTCGACTACGAGCGAGGTGGCCCGGCCGACACCACCGCCCCCTACTGGCTGACCGACGACAGCATCTCCAGTAGCAGTTGGTGCTACACCCAGGGCATCGGCTACTACACCATCCAGCAGATGCTGCACGCGTTCATCGACCGGGTCAGCAAGAACGGCAACATGCTGCTGAACATCGCGCCGATGGCCGACGGCACGATCCCGCAGGCACAGCGGGACATCCTGCTCGGCCTGGGCGACTACCTGAAGCGCTTCGGTGAGTCGGTGTACGAGACGCGGGCCTGGACGGCCTACGGCGAGGGCCCGACGAGGATGGGTGGTGGGTCGTTCACCACTCCTCATGTCGGCACGGCGCAGGACATCCGATTCACCCGGAACAAGGCGAACAACGTCCTGTACGCCACCGTCCTGGGCTGGCCCGACAGCTCGCTGACGATCAAGACCCTCGGTTCGGACCG
Coding sequences:
- a CDS encoding FadR/GntR family transcriptional regulator, giving the protein MSLTDRAIERIRELIRTGALPPGSKLPPEPELAAQLGLSRNLAREAVKALAVARVLEVRRGDGTYVTSLEPSLLFEGLGGAVELLQTDSAALLDLMEVRRLLEPAATGLAATRITDDQLAEVKHHLDAMREARADVEQLNAHDAAFHRTVVAATGNDSLLTLLEGISGRTLRARIWRGLVDDEAGGRTLAEHEAIFLALSTRDAALSQAAALLHVTNTQRWLQEHVRSAEPPLRSTARRPLHTTSHPR
- a CDS encoding aldo/keto reductase, encoding MTHQSTGRRAIRGTAVELTGLGFGASTIGNLYKLTPAEDAAAAVEASWQAGIRYFDTAPHYGLGLSERRLGAALRDRPRAEYVVSSKVGRLLVPNEKPRGVDGEGFVVRDDLRRQWDFSRDGVLRSLEATLQRTGLDRLDVVYLHDPDDHWRQAAEEAMPTLAELRDQGVIGAIGAGMNQSAMLTRFLRETAADVVMLAGRYTLLDQSALDDVLPAALELGKSVVAVGVFNSGLLSGDWPAEGMKYDYEDAPPALVARAREISAVCSAHGTTLPAAAIAFAYTHPSIINVTLGMRNREHVTRNVELHRRQVPEDLWHDLRARGLIRPDVHGENQDEGVRDVFDRQGDRADS
- a CDS encoding SDR family oxidoreductase yields the protein MTSFDLTGRLAVVTGASRGIGRAMARALAEAGADVIGVSASLEQHGSQVEKDVLAAGRSFEAIRADFADPVAVRDLGEELAGRERPVDILVNNAGTIRRAPAAEHRDADWELVLQVNLNAQFTLTRAVGAAMVTRGHGKIIFTASLLSFQGGINVPGYTAAKHGITGLTKALANEWAPHGINVNAIAPGYIATDNTQALRDDPVRSKAILDRVPAGRWGSADDLAGATVFLASDAATYVHGAVLPVDGGWLGR
- a CDS encoding zinc-dependent alcohol dehydrogenase, with product MTLAVRYTAARTLDTAPAQTRPPGPGEVELAPAYVGICGTDLHIFHGDMDARVATPAVLGHEMSGQVIRVGPGVEGWSPGDAVTVMPLRWDGTCPACASGHHHICQHLDFIGIDSPGAMQQRWTVPAHTLVRLPAALALDRAALVEPTAVAVHDVGRAHVTDGERVVVVGGGPVGVLIALVARAAGADVRVVEPSPHRRALAQKIGLFTWDPATEDVADLVARWTQGAGADVAFEVSGAAAGVDTAVEALGVRGRLCLVAIHPRPREVNLHRFFWRELTLVGARLYDRADFERAVTLVADGTIPATALISKVVPLTEAPAAFEALEAGGDVMKILVDCADGQQGAVA
- a CDS encoding RbsD/FucU domain-containing protein, whose amino-acid sequence is MLLTELLHPAILEALAGAGHGARVLLADGHYPASTAVGDRARTVHLNLAPGVLDVTAVLDVLLRALPVESAHVMVPPEGEPEPPVIAEYRSRLAPVPVETLDRFAFYDAARSPDLALAIVTADVRTYANLLLTIGVRPEGTLTPR
- a CDS encoding amidohydrolase family protein, which produces MSDTRKLIDSHHHVWNLGHHPQPWLDEPGHEAIRRNFSPHKLRSAATRTIAGRRLEQTVVVQCVTSVPETRDLLALAHSDPLIGAVVGWADLTSASIGDVLDDLRGGPDGRYLRALRHLVQGETDPGWLQQASVERGLRAVQDRGLAYDVLVRSHQLPQAIRLAERLPGLALVLDHAGKPSVARGELDDWERGIRLLARHTQVRCKVSGLITEADHARWTIADIRPVWDVLLSAFGPDRLMFGSDWPVCLLAGGWNHWACAVEELLLDCSASETEAILAGTATAFYGLTPDRRDTPCS
- a CDS encoding L-fuconate dehydratase; the encoded protein is MSLAVSPPPASARITAVDVLDVRFPTSEQLDGSDAMNPEPDYSAAYVILRTDAGDGLEGHALAFTTGRGNDVQAAAIAALAPHVMGLSVEEVCSDLGAFSRRLVHDPQLRWLGPEKGAIHMATGAVVNAAWDLAAKRAGKPVWRFLGEMSPEELVAQVDFRWLSDALTPREALEILRRAEPGRRGRTTRLLEHGYPAYTTTPGWLGYSDEKLARLAREAVADGFTHIKLKVGASLEDDVRRMRTAREAVGDSIRIAVDANQRWDITPAIDWMRALAPYHPYWIEEPTSPDDILGHAAIREALRPIKVATGEHIANRVVFKQLLQAGAVDIVQIDSARVGGVNENLAILLLAAKFDVPVCPHAGGVGLCEMVQHLSMFDYVAVSGTLKDRVIEYVDHLHEHFVDPVRIANGHYLAPSLPGVSAQMHPESLKEYSYPDGPVWSARV
- a CDS encoding ABC transporter permease, which gives rise to MPESVLADAPAAKAPEQGPGRTGLFGGRIPLARLRDLALVPAIVVIAVVGQIVNPVFLQADNLINVLQTMSEIALLVLAQTMILIVKKMDLSLESTMGLAPGVAAWLVVPEGAGHGLGLLPGAWAVPVTLAVGLLIGGVNALLIIRFGLNGFIVTLGMLIVLRGVLTGISGGQTFFQLPPSMLYLGTTEWFGMPASIWVCLVLFAVAIVVLGWSSFGRSLYAIGGSVDAAKAAGIRTDRVLGIVIVTGSLLAALAGLLLSGRLASVASAQGNGYIFTVFAAAVIGGISLNGGKGTMFGAFSGILLLFMIQNVLTLAGVPAQWIGALNGLIILVALSISRITGGKVQE
- a CDS encoding sugar ABC transporter ATP-binding protein; the encoded protein is MSDGEPTVSPAPAPKDDVRVPEDPPVVEATGIVKRFGPTVALRGARITIRPGETHALVGRNGAGKSTLVSILTGLQAPDEGTVTFDGDPAPRRTDREAWRSRVACVYQKSTIIPTLTVAENLYLNRHDHGHNRLISWQGVRRRAQELLSAWSVDVDPQTPAGDLGVEQRQFVEIARALSFGARFIILDEPTAQLDASAIARLFDRIRDLQRQGVTFLFISHHLQEVYEICDMVTVFRDAQHILTAPVADLPRTELVAAMTGEAAAAGRADRGSTLDPAATAALNVGDLSGDTYGGLTFQVGAGEIVGLAGAAGSGRTEVAETVVGLRTADAGRVEIAGRRPRPGSVPAALAAGAGFVPQDRHHEGFVPDMSIADNTTLSVPARLGRNGYISTRRRDRLAQGLIENLAIKTPGPNLPVSALSGGNQQKVVMARALADDPRLLVLINPTAGVDVRSKEFLLGKVEEIAATGTGVLIASDELDDLRMCDRILVMFQGRVTTEMARGWHDHDLVAAMEGVDLDA